In Vibrio stylophorae, the genomic stretch ATATGCCACTGCGTGTGGATCGCCTAAAAACGGGGACCCCACCACGTATTGACGCGCGCACTGTCGATTTTTCTCAGCTGCAAGCACAGCCGGGTGATGATCCATGCCCTGTTTTCTCATTTATGGGTAAGCGCGAAATGCATCCGCGCCAAATCTCTTGTTATATCACCCATACCAATGAGCAAACCCATGATGTGATTCGTAATAACTTGGATCGCAGCCCAATGTATGCCGGTGTGATTGAGGGCATTGGCCCACGTTACTGCCCATCCATTGAAGATAAAGTGATGCGTTTTGCTGATCGCAACTCGCACCAAATCTTTATTGAACCAGAAGGTTTGACCACCAACGAACTCTATCCAAATGGTATCTCCACCAGCTTGCCATTTGATGTACAGGTGCAAATTGTGCGCTCAATGGAAGGTTTTGCGAATGCTGAGATCATTCGTCCAGGTTACGCCATTGAGTATGATTTCTTTGATCCGCGCGATCTCAAACCAACCTTAGAAACCAAGTGCATTGAAGGTCTATTCTTTGCTGGTCAAATCAACGGCACCACTGGCTACGAAGAAGCGGCGGCGCAAGGTTTGATAGCTGGTTTGAACGCAGCGCGCTTAGCGCAAGGCAAAGAGGGCTGGAGCCCACGTCGTGATCAAGCCTATATGGGCGTGATGATTGATGACTTGGCGACCATTGGTACCAAAGAACCGTACCGCATGTTTACCTCTCGTGCTGAATACCGTCTGTTACTACGTGAAGACAACGCTGATCTACGTTTGACCGAAGCGGGTCGTGAACTGGGCTTGGTTGATGACACGCGTTGGCAGCGTTTCAATGAAAAATTGGAAAATATGGCGCAAGAGCAGCAGCGTCTACGCAGTCTTTGGGTACAACCAACGGGTGCGGTATCTGAGCAGCTCAACCCGCTGTTGAAAACGCCAATGTCTCGCGAAGCCAGCGGTGAAGATCTACTGTGTCGCCCAGAGCTACGTTACGATCAGTTGATGGCGATCGATGGGATCGGTCCGGGTATTGATGATCTTGAAGCAGCTGAACAAGTGGAAATTCAAGTGAAATACCAAGGTTATATCGAGCGTCAACAAAGAGAAATCGAAAAAACCATGCGCCATGAGAACACTGAAATTCCATCAACCTTTGATTACGATGGTGTTTCTGGTTTGTCCAAC encodes the following:
- the mnmG gene encoding tRNA uridine-5-carboxymethylaminomethyl(34) synthesis enzyme MnmG, which gives rise to MPLRVDRLKTGTPPRIDARTVDFSQLQAQPGDDPCPVFSFMGKREMHPRQISCYITHTNEQTHDVIRNNLDRSPMYAGVIEGIGPRYCPSIEDKVMRFADRNSHQIFIEPEGLTTNELYPNGISTSLPFDVQVQIVRSMEGFANAEIIRPGYAIEYDFFDPRDLKPTLETKCIEGLFFAGQINGTTGYEEAAAQGLIAGLNAARLAQGKEGWSPRRDQAYMGVMIDDLATIGTKEPYRMFTSRAEYRLLLREDNADLRLTEAGRELGLVDDTRWQRFNEKLENMAQEQQRLRSLWVQPTGAVSEQLNPLLKTPMSREASGEDLLCRPELRYDQLMAIDGIGPGIDDLEAAEQVEIQVKYQGYIERQQREIEKTMRHENTEIPSTFDYDGVSGLSNEVRLKLKDAKPATIGTASRISGITPAAISILLVHLKKQGLLKKGEIE